The Salinibacterium sp. M195 genome includes a window with the following:
- the panB gene encoding 3-methyl-2-oxobutanoate hydroxymethyltransferase, whose protein sequence is MTDPAAAAAQANLKRVRTRHFQTAKENGIKIVGLTSYDQLTAGIFDESGIDFLLVGDSAGNNVYGYDTTLPVSIDDLIPLTRAVAGAVTRAFVVADLPFGSYETGADEALHTAFRFMKETGAHAVKLEGGVRSAEQIRRIVDAGIPLMAHIGFTPQSEHGLGGHVIQGRGDDLEQLLADALAVEEAGAFAVVLEMVPADAAAKVTAALRIPTIGVGAGPHVDGQLLVWTDWAGLTKGRIPKFVKQYADLRATLAGAVTEYRADVASGSYPTEEHSY, encoded by the coding sequence ATGACTGACCCAGCCGCAGCTGCCGCGCAAGCAAATCTCAAACGTGTCCGCACTCGCCATTTTCAGACTGCTAAAGAAAATGGGATCAAGATCGTTGGACTCACCAGCTATGACCAGCTCACTGCTGGTATTTTCGATGAGTCAGGGATCGACTTTTTGCTTGTCGGAGACTCTGCCGGCAACAATGTCTATGGCTATGACACGACTTTGCCGGTCAGCATCGACGACCTAATCCCTCTGACCCGTGCTGTCGCGGGCGCCGTCACTCGCGCTTTCGTCGTCGCCGATCTTCCCTTCGGCTCCTACGAAACAGGCGCCGATGAGGCCCTACACACTGCGTTCCGTTTCATGAAGGAAACGGGGGCGCATGCCGTGAAGCTCGAAGGTGGAGTACGGAGCGCCGAACAGATTCGACGAATCGTGGATGCCGGAATTCCCCTCATGGCTCACATTGGTTTCACGCCGCAGAGTGAACATGGTTTGGGCGGCCACGTCATCCAAGGTCGCGGCGATGACCTAGAGCAGCTGCTTGCCGACGCACTGGCGGTAGAGGAAGCTGGCGCGTTCGCCGTCGTGCTGGAAATGGTTCCCGCGGATGCCGCAGCCAAAGTGACTGCCGCACTGCGAATTCCCACAATCGGCGTTGGTGCTGGCCCCCACGTGGATGGCCAGCTGCTCGTCTGGACAGACTGGGCTGGACTGACCAAAGGCCGCATCCCCAAATTTGTTAAGCAATACGCCGATCTGCGAGCGACCCTCGCAGGTGCCGTCACCGAGTACCGCGCTGACGTTGCGTCTGGCTCGTATCCCACCGAGGAACATTCGTATTAG
- a CDS encoding glutamine synthetase family protein — protein sequence MDKQRDFVLRTIEERGIKFVRLWFTDVVGTLKSVAVAPAEIEGAFAEGLGFDGSAIEGFTRAYEADMLAHPDPTTFQILPWRGEIDPTARMFCDITTPDGQPAASDPRNVLKRTLEKAAERGFTFYTHPEIEFYLLKSSKLKNGRPQPVDSAGFFDNVPGGTAHDFRRRSVRMLEDLGISVEFSHHESGPGQNEIDLRYADALTTADNIMTFRTVIKEVAIEQGVYATFMPKPISGQPGSGMHTHMSLFEGDQNAFYDASGHYQLSNVGRQFMAGILKHAAEITAVTNQFVNSYKRLWGGDEAPSFVTWGHNNRSALVRVPLYKPGKGQSARIEYRALDSAANPYLAYSLLLAAGLKGIEEGYELPLEAEDAVGDLSEHERRALGYEQLPSNLNDALAIMESSELVAETLGEQVFNFVLLNKRREWKAYGAQVTAYELESNLEIL from the coding sequence ATGGACAAGCAGCGCGACTTCGTTCTTCGCACTATCGAAGAGCGCGGCATCAAGTTCGTTCGACTCTGGTTCACGGATGTCGTGGGAACGCTCAAGAGCGTTGCTGTTGCTCCCGCTGAGATTGAGGGCGCTTTCGCTGAAGGCCTCGGCTTCGACGGCTCGGCCATCGAAGGATTCACTCGAGCTTATGAAGCAGACATGCTTGCACATCCTGACCCCACCACTTTTCAGATTCTGCCGTGGCGCGGAGAGATTGACCCCACAGCCCGCATGTTCTGTGACATCACAACACCTGACGGCCAGCCGGCAGCATCCGATCCGCGTAATGTGCTCAAGCGCACGCTCGAGAAGGCAGCCGAGCGCGGGTTCACCTTCTACACGCACCCGGAGATTGAGTTCTACCTCCTCAAGTCGAGCAAGCTCAAGAACGGCCGACCGCAGCCGGTCGACTCCGCCGGGTTCTTTGACAACGTTCCCGGGGGAACGGCTCACGATTTCCGCCGTCGTTCAGTCCGGATGCTGGAAGATCTCGGAATCTCGGTGGAATTTAGCCACCACGAATCAGGTCCAGGGCAAAACGAGATTGACCTCCGCTACGCAGACGCGCTGACCACTGCAGACAACATCATGACGTTCCGCACGGTGATCAAAGAGGTCGCGATCGAGCAGGGTGTTTACGCGACCTTCATGCCGAAGCCAATCTCTGGCCAGCCAGGGTCGGGAATGCACACTCATATGTCGCTCTTCGAGGGCGATCAGAATGCGTTCTATGACGCAAGTGGTCACTACCAGCTCTCAAACGTTGGCCGCCAATTTATGGCAGGCATCCTCAAGCATGCCGCCGAAATTACCGCCGTCACGAACCAGTTCGTGAACTCCTACAAGCGTCTTTGGGGCGGTGATGAGGCGCCCAGCTTCGTCACTTGGGGTCACAACAACCGTTCTGCACTTGTGCGAGTTCCGCTGTATAAGCCCGGAAAGGGCCAAAGCGCTCGCATCGAGTATCGGGCGCTTGATTCCGCAGCGAACCCCTACTTGGCGTACTCGCTGTTGCTCGCTGCGGGGCTGAAAGGCATCGAGGAGGGATATGAACTTCCACTCGAGGCTGAAGATGCCGTCGGCGATCTTTCTGAACATGAGCGTCGAGCGCTCGGTTACGAGCAGTTGCCGTCGAACCTCAACGACGCTCTCGCAATTATGGAGAGTTCAGAGCTCGTCGCCGAGACGCTGGGGGAGCAGGTATTCAACTTCGTTCTCCTCAACAAGCGTCGCGAGTGGAAGGCATACGGCGCGCAGGTAACCGCCTACGAGCTGGAGAGCAATCTAGAGATTCTCTAG
- the gdhA gene encoding NADP-specific glutamate dehydrogenase: protein MTSSLSPALRTVYNDAIARNAHEPVFHQALHEVLESIAPVLDNHPEFIDAGIVERLVEPERQIMFRVPWHDDNGTVRVNRGFRVQFNSALGPYKGGLRFHPTVNLGIVKFLGFEQIFKNALTGQGIGGAKGGSDFDPHGKSDSEVMRFCQSFMSELYRHLGEHTDVPAGDMGVGAREIGFLFGQYRRLTNRHESGMFTGKGIQWGGAEVRTEATGYGTVFFAEEMLAKRNDSVEGKRAIVSGSGNVAIYAIEKLQQLGATPITASDSGGYIVDEAGIDLELLKQLKEGERARISVYADRRPSARYVSGSSIWNVPGELALPCATQNELNLDDAQTLLKNGLLLVAEGANMPCTPDAVETFQAADVLFAPGKAANAGGVATSALEMSQNASRQRWDFTSSEDKLHEIMRGVHASAWEAAEFYGRPGDYVVGANAAGFKRVADAMFAQGVI, encoded by the coding sequence ATGACTTCTTCTCTTTCCCCTGCCCTCCGCACCGTCTATAACGACGCGATTGCCCGCAACGCACATGAGCCGGTGTTCCACCAGGCCCTCCATGAAGTTCTCGAATCGATTGCTCCGGTGCTCGACAACCATCCCGAGTTCATTGATGCGGGAATTGTTGAGCGCCTTGTGGAGCCTGAACGCCAGATCATGTTTCGGGTACCGTGGCACGACGACAATGGCACCGTTCGCGTGAACCGCGGCTTCAGGGTGCAGTTCAACTCGGCGCTAGGCCCGTATAAAGGCGGTCTTCGATTCCATCCGACAGTAAACCTCGGGATCGTCAAGTTTCTAGGCTTCGAGCAAATTTTCAAGAACGCCTTGACCGGTCAAGGAATCGGCGGCGCCAAGGGCGGTTCTGATTTTGACCCGCATGGTAAGTCTGATTCCGAAGTGATGCGATTCTGCCAAAGCTTTATGAGCGAGCTGTACCGGCATTTGGGAGAACATACGGATGTCCCTGCCGGCGACATGGGCGTCGGAGCCCGCGAAATCGGCTTCCTCTTCGGCCAGTACCGACGCCTCACGAACCGTCACGAGTCAGGGATGTTCACAGGGAAAGGTATCCAGTGGGGTGGCGCCGAAGTGCGAACTGAAGCGACAGGATATGGGACCGTATTCTTCGCCGAAGAGATGCTAGCGAAACGTAACGACAGCGTTGAGGGTAAGCGCGCCATTGTTTCAGGCTCCGGAAACGTCGCAATTTATGCGATCGAGAAGCTGCAACAGCTTGGGGCTACCCCCATCACCGCATCCGACTCCGGCGGGTATATCGTCGACGAGGCGGGAATCGATCTCGAGCTCTTAAAGCAGCTCAAGGAGGGTGAGCGCGCTCGCATTTCGGTTTACGCTGATCGCCGTCCTTCGGCGCGCTATGTGTCCGGAAGCTCCATCTGGAACGTGCCAGGGGAACTAGCTCTCCCCTGCGCTACTCAGAACGAGCTGAACCTCGATGACGCTCAGACGCTCCTCAAGAACGGGCTGCTGTTGGTTGCTGAAGGCGCGAATATGCCTTGCACTCCGGATGCCGTCGAGACATTCCAAGCGGCCGACGTACTCTTCGCCCCTGGCAAAGCGGCGAACGCGGGAGGCGTTGCAACCTCAGCTCTCGAAATGAGTCAGAATGCGTCTCGACAGCGTTGGGATTTCACGTCGAGCGAAGACAAACTGCACGAGATCATGCGGGGTGTCCATGCTTCCGCCTGGGAGGCTGCAGAGTTTTATGGGCGCCCCGGTGACTACGTAGTCGGCGCGAACGCCGCAGGGTTCAAGCGTGTTGCTGACGCGATGTTCGCTCAAGGAGTGATTTAG